The genomic interval TTGGcaggtattattatatttaatttagTTATAAGTTGTCTGGGCGCTCATTATGTACAATAGTTATATAATTTCTTGGGTCCTCTTGCCGTACATATATGTTTTGCATGTAAAATAATGAGACGCCACTACATCACAAAAGGAACAAATAACAGGTATGGTAAGAATAAATAGCACGCGACACAgtgtatatgaataaatagaacgaataaaggtgtataaaataaaatcagggaCCGTCGACTATTTATACATGACGTGACTAATAAAAGAAAGGCGAGCGGGATATAGAGACAATAATGCAGTGATATCTGGTAATGAGCTCAATCTCCCTGGCACATTacattaattaaatatatatatatatatatatatatatacgtatctctATGAACTTATCTTATCATCGCTCACGTCTACTCGTCATGACGGCCCAGGGAGAAGAGGACTAATTTTTGAGGATACGTCGAGTCGACAATTATCGGCATTACCCGACAATTGTCGATTCTTCACGCCTTATCCCCGCTCTAGCATGACAGGTGCCTACAAATTAATCATgcttttataaaaatataattagtcGAAAAATACCTTTGATTACCTCGTAGAACTTGGTATGTATTCAAAAAAACATTAATGCTCCTGTCGTTggctttttttaaattacatgTCAGGGTTAAATCCCGTGACATTACAAATCGCGTCATGGGTGTAGCACTGTGGACCATCGCTTGACTGGTATTCGCCATTGAAGCCAGCTTGCATACCtgcaaaaatataattgtaattCAAGTTTATGGAACAAGTGAAATTCATTATGGAAAATAATACATATCAAAAATTCTTACAATTTTATCCCGGAAGCTTGGAGTGTCGCTCAACTTTCTCTCGAATATGGTGAATTCAGTTATATCTCTACATGGTAGATTGATACCATCTAAATCGAACTCAagctcaattttatttactgTACTTGTATTTTCACAAATTCTACGGGTCTGGATCAGAATTCCTCTCATATCATTAACAGTCTTGGTTAATGAGCTCAATTGAGAGCCAATGCATTATTGCTCCTTTACAATCGGAACTAATAAGTTTGATAAGACTTGAGTCAACATGtctgaaatattataatgtaaATTATTAGTAAAACTAAATTGTAAAACATAGtatgattcaatttaattactttattttctaatACCTTGGTCCACATATATTTTGGAACATTCCTGGTCATCTCCAAGCGTGCTTTGGGGTTCGGTTCTCGCACTTTTATGCGAATTCCCGagggaaaatttatcgtagCTCAGAGAGGTGCGCATCTGCTTGGCAATTTTAGATGTATCATTGTCAGTATCTGACTCCTCTGcactagaaatttttctaccgtatCCAATCCtcggttttttgatttttatatatcGATCTTTTAATAGTTCTTTCCTCACTACTTATGTTCCCCCAAGATTCCTCAGACTCTTGAAGAGCCTCGTTGACGCTTTTGCCCGTAGGATTTTTGTCGTGcctattatttatatacaaaaaTTTAGTATTAAACTAAAAAATACACTACGAGTATATCTTATACTACCTTATGCGCATTGTCATTTCTAGTTTTCGACGAACCGTTTCCAGAGCTTATAAACCCCTGAGATTGTTGACTGCCTTctaattgacaaaaatataGAAGTTAGCACatggtaaatgaaaaaattcgcaattgagacaaaaaatttatcctttataagaaaaaaataaataattgtaagtTACCTGAGTTTTTTCAAAAGGAAGCAGATAAATCCATGTTTGCATTCTCTGGTAGGTCCTCAGCTCTGTCAACAGACtcttttctgttattttttatgaaatatttatctcaTCTTACAATATCAAGGCTGATATTCTAACTGATGTAATAACTGTCCAGTTTCTTTGGTAAGTTTCTACGAAAAGGTAGATAAGTTAATAATGACAAATGCATTCaaagaaaagataaattaataaaaaaaatcatatttcaAAATGAGCATACGtgtttgaattatttgttattactacaaaaaatttaacaaccaagtaataatgagaaatatgcctataaaaattgttgaaatctCTGAATGTCTCTATTTTCATCACTGATTTTTAGAGATAATGAtttaagaaaattttgaattgtgACAACTTTGAAGCGATTAAAAGCTAactattgaacaaaaaatattttaatgctGTTTAACTAACATTAGAGATAATAATTGATACCGAAAATTTAcctaaaaggaaaaatgataaCATTTTACAagtacaaaaaatacaaagataACTGCGAATATAGCGGATAATTTATGGTAGTTTTTTTACAGGTAGGTTCTACGATATGAAGCGGCCTGATTTGGATTCTTCACTTGCCGCAAGTTTGACATTCGGACCAAACTACCGCCTCACTGAAATTTCTAGTCGGGATATCCCGACATCTACCGCGTTCCAGAAATTGTTATCCTCCCGGGGAAGATCTAGATCTCCCGGTGGACGTTCCTATAACCGATCCGTTGATAAGGACTCGAGTCGACAGCATGAGGACCTCGCTGGATGGCACCCGAAAGTAGGCGACCGGCTAGACGAGTAAAGTGTTGACTGAagttatcatcagtcaacgagTAAAGTACGAGTATCGTGACGTCAGAGGTGCGACAACTGCGAATTATAGCCGCAATCAGATGCCACGTGGGCACCCTACACCTATGAGGTCGGTGAACCGCTGAAATACCATCGCTGATAGGAAGACCCCGTTACGGAGGGGAGGTATCGCCAATCAGGAAGAAGAAACAAGAGGATCGTCGAGAAAGAAGACCCTTGCCTCTGCCTATTCTACGTCCTACACCGTTATCCCGGATCGCCACTCGTTCATAACTACCGTTTTATATTTCGTAGCTATCCTAGAGTCTTTGTGTAATTTAATATCGTCTGTGTATTCTTTTGTATATCTATCTGGAGAACATTTATTAGTAACTTATTGTGAGGGTGAATTGGTGCGCTCAGTGCCCATGAGTATTTTGTTATCGAGGACCTGTTGGATCAGCCGCAGCGTCAAGGTAAGGTTTTCATTGTCAGCCATTTTGGGTAAAGTCACGAAGTCACGTTTTTAGATTCTGTTTTACGTTTAGTTTTGGTGTTACATCTATAATAGTGTGCAGCTCCGGATTTGGCGTTAGTGCGACCGGGCTCACAGGTTTATTGAGTTTTGTGAATTAGCTATGTTGTAGGAAATTTTGTATGAAATTTAGCAGCGACCTCGTGACCGAGAACCcgttaatttgaatttcattgtcagttccGCCTTCGGCAATTTTTGGAAATCTCTCGCGAGGATTTAGTCTCGCGTGCGTTCAGTCAGAATAATCATCGGAGGCTGTTGGGCAATTGCAtagttttatcatttttataaagaaaaatatgttttcaGTTATGCTTTTAATATGGTTCTGAATATGAGATagaatattcaatttatttggcATTTGGTTTCTCTCCCCGCTATGCGATCTGTGCGCtatatattttgttgttgCTATACACTTCGTCTTCAGAGAGTTAACAAAATTATATGGATATATTGTACAtcatagaaaagagaaaaacaagatGGCCTCCGCTGGCCTGAAATAcgtatgggccattccacgtgaactgGATCAGTGACCTGTcagatttctttttaatttttcatgtccattgtccatggggagtttgAATTTTGTGCCAGAGGATTTTCGAATTAgtacaaatttcgatttattatcaacaatcgaaaaatcgagcagcgttttcgtcgaaaaaatcataacttcgtcaaaaatgatgttggattcaatttgttttttttagtatTCACGCAGATAGGGCCacagattggaaaaaaaaataaatgatgccagaaaagtttatttatcatttgtttattcgacaagtaatttttaaatgatttttaaaacactgacgaATAGcaccgaaaattaaaaaaaaaaatactaacaTATACTCTGAACTATATCACAGCctgtaaattaatttcagagatacgttcggcttcgttttcgagtaaaaaatcatcaaagttggcggcgcgcgtaaattcgagctcgtcgacgcctatgcgcgtaatGACGCGCGTTGAGCAACAGAGAATACCCTGTTTACTCTCCGCGGTCGCTACTTGGTGGACGCTCCGCAGCGGCATTCGCGGGTCATTTTcacgatgatcgacaccgtttaaaaatctgaaaaaacttccatagcttccccatgaCTCTCCAAAGCGATAGAGtcaagttccagagatgtgttatttctcgttttcgagatattgcAATTCAGAATATTACAAAGTACATATTATGGGAGCTGGATCCATTGAGGACTAGAAATAAAGTACATACATGAGTAATAAGTGTAACATGGTAGTACGTTTAATGAAGATATTTAGCGCATAGACCTACGGATACATGAATCCATTGAACTAGAAGAAATCTCACACTCTAACGCTTTCGTTGATATTGGTACACGGAGAGAAATTTCTGCATAATTCACACAGAAAAGTATCATTTCTTTCACAATAAAAGTATGGTAGTTCGGAACCATACGGAAAATATCCACAATAAAAGTATGGTAGTTCGGAACCATACGGAAAATATCGTAGACTGCACAAtaaaagtatggtaacttctACATTCAGTGAGATTTGCAATATCGGATAGTACTTGGTGCAATATAGTATGGCTATCGCTTCCAAGCAGTATTGTAGGTCAAGCGTGGGGGGTGTTGAAGAACTAGTAGAACGTTATATGAGAGAACTCACTGAACTGTATTTTTAACTTTCTCTGATTCTTGTTGCAGCTATAATCATGCGATATTGTACGTTCAACGTGACTATGTTGGAGGTTCAGTAATATGTTTCTTTGTAGAACCTTCCAAAATGTTTGTTTCACTTACTCATGTTGTTATGGGAAATTGATCTAAACTAGTAATATAggttttctgatttttattttaatctttACTCTAAACTCTCCCAGATGGAATCATACATATCGTATTGTTTGCAACGCATTAAAAATAGGACTGCCAATTGAATCTTGCAAACTGGTCTTGGATGCATCACAATAATTACTGGGCAATAATTTTGATTCTCAAGGTTGAATGTAGTTAAGGATGGAATGCCAGTAATGTTGTAAAAAGATATCAATCTCAAAACACAATTGATGTATTGTGTGAATCCTGCTTAGTTCTTATTCTTCTAAGACATAACTTGAAAGGAAGCGTAACGTATTCTCTATGGGATTAACACTACTCTGGATAAATCAATACTGGATATTTTCACGACTAAACCATACATCTATTCATCGTAAACTCGCCTTACCTCTGTGGGTGTCTTCCCCCGTACACTTTTAGCATCGCTT from Athalia rosae chromosome 6, iyAthRosa1.1, whole genome shotgun sequence carries:
- the LOC125501491 gene encoding uncharacterized protein LOC125501491, encoding MRGILIQTRRICENTSTVNKIELEFDLDGINLPCRDITEFTIFERKLSDTPSFRDKIVCKLASMANTSQAMVHSATPMTRFVMSRDLTLTCNLKKANDRSINVFLNTYQVLRAVVVNIFLKSSDDQIADSTRYTRLCSQYLTIVVIGKADGTTEKRQPNENYLQLVRRVNKQMGAADKPGSSSQFNKDPS